One Maylandia zebra isolate NMK-2024a unplaced genomic scaffold, Mzebra_GT3a scaffold02, whole genome shotgun sequence DNA window includes the following coding sequences:
- the LOC143415710 gene encoding uncharacterized protein LOC143415710 — protein sequence MQTQIAASAVSLAEMWIFSCFLIGSMASSLQGLNETVTKTPTATPPPTAASTSFYFLMCVLLSAGSVCLALMLFLMVLLVRKYVYDKPVCCISACKKDTRHQLTYYCDIIRSDRKEQPIRWSTETDSAAGHSTVRTEDVSYAEIIIKDTGNRSKREFQPEPNVIYSTVK from the exons ATGCAGACACAGATCGCAGCCTCAGCAGTGTCTCTTGCAGAAATGTGGATCTTCTCCTGCTTCCTCATCGGCTCCATGGCCTCTTCTTTGCAAG gttTGAATGAGACTGTGACAAAGACACCAACTGCGACGCCTCCGCCCACAGCCGCATCCacctctttttattttctgatgtgCGTGTTGTTGTCCGCTGGGTCAGTCTGCCTTGCGCTTATGCTGTTCTTAATGGTTCTGCTGGTGAGAAAGTATGTTTATGATAAACCAG TTTGCTGCATTTCAGCTTGTAAGAAAGATACTCGACATCAGTTAACCTACTACTGTGACATCATAAGGTCAGACCGTaaagagcagccaatcagatggaGCACAG AGACTGATTCAGCTGCAGGTCATTCAACGGTGAGAACAGAAGATGTCAGTTATGCGGAAATCATCATAAAAGACACGGGAAACAGGTCAAAGAGAG aGTTTCAGCCAGAGCCAAATGTCATCTACTCCACAGTGAAGTAA